A region of Methanocorpusculum labreanum Z DNA encodes the following proteins:
- a CDS encoding ABC transporter ATP-binding protein codes for MKLELCHLGFHYPKQERMIFSDVSFGLDKGEIISILGTNGAGKSTLLNCMANLYRPITGDIFIDGRNMKEMRQQEVAKYIGYVPQVHNPAYAYSVLDFVVMGRTPYIGVLQTPREEDYSIAEEALRQIGISHLIDKPYTEISGGERQMVTIARVLAQQPDVILLDEPTAHLDYGNQIRMTKLIRKLADSGYAVILTTHMPDHVIMLQDMVGILDHNGHFTFGKTQDILSDALLSKLYSIELKLVYVDEAKRDTCISIVE; via the coding sequence ATGAAGCTGGAATTATGCCATCTTGGCTTTCATTATCCGAAACAGGAACGGATGATCTTTTCCGATGTCTCCTTTGGTCTCGACAAGGGAGAGATCATCTCCATTCTTGGAACGAACGGTGCAGGAAAAAGTACCTTACTGAACTGCATGGCGAATCTGTACCGGCCGATTACTGGTGATATCTTCATCGACGGGCGGAATATGAAGGAGATGCGTCAGCAGGAGGTCGCAAAATACATCGGCTATGTTCCTCAGGTTCATAATCCCGCATATGCCTATTCGGTCCTTGATTTTGTGGTCATGGGAAGAACGCCGTATATCGGCGTTTTGCAGACGCCTCGTGAAGAAGACTACTCTATCGCAGAGGAAGCCCTGCGCCAGATCGGGATATCTCATCTGATCGACAAGCCTTACACCGAGATCAGCGGGGGCGAACGGCAGATGGTGACGATTGCACGGGTCCTTGCCCAGCAGCCGGATGTCATTCTTCTGGATGAGCCGACCGCCCATCTGGATTACGGAAATCAGATCCGTATGACCAAGCTGATTCGAAAACTCGCCGATTCCGGGTATGCTGTTATTCTGACAACGCATATGCCGGATCATGTGATCATGCTGCAGGACATGGTTGGGATTCTGGATCATAATGGTCATTTTACCTTTGGAAAAACCCAGGATATTTTGTCGGACGCTCTTCTTTCAAAGCTCTATAGTATTGAGCTGAAACTGGTATACGTTGACGAAGCGAAACGCGATACCTGTATCTCAATCGTGGAATAA
- a CDS encoding SAM-dependent methyltransferase: MDDDEIGKRTQSNLKIMNPVSETKLILAGNYAGLKPGMSVLDIGCGNGTLLNLWHKEFGVSGTGIELQKESASRARNLLQGTGITVIEGDAAAYIPDESFDVVSVFGTAFIFGGAEAALQHLAGHVKEGGCLVIGDRVWKKTMVPPEFAREWPEVPTAFELTSTARELGFTLTGMISASSDDWDRYESAVWQNAASENMDEYLRHIQDEYLAYGREFMDWSCFVFQG, encoded by the coding sequence ATGGACGATGATGAAATTGGCAAACGTACCCAGAGTAATCTGAAAATTATGAATCCAGTTTCCGAAACAAAGCTTATCCTTGCGGGAAACTATGCCGGTCTCAAACCTGGAATGTCGGTGCTGGATATCGGATGCGGGAACGGGACCCTCTTAAATCTCTGGCATAAGGAGTTTGGCGTCTCCGGAACCGGCATCGAGCTGCAGAAGGAGTCGGCCTCCCGCGCAAGAAATCTTCTGCAGGGAACCGGGATTACGGTGATCGAAGGAGATGCCGCTGCATATATCCCGGATGAATCTTTTGATGTCGTGAGCGTTTTTGGCACGGCATTCATCTTCGGAGGGGCGGAAGCGGCTCTTCAACATCTCGCCGGACATGTAAAGGAAGGAGGCTGTCTTGTTATCGGAGACAGAGTCTGGAAGAAAACAATGGTGCCGCCGGAGTTTGCAAGAGAATGGCCTGAGGTCCCGACCGCGTTCGAACTTACTTCCACGGCAAGGGAACTTGGATTCACCCTCACCGGCATGATTTCGGCCTCATCCGACGACTGGGACCGGTATGAATCTGCGGTCTGGCAGAATGCGGCATCTGAAAATATGGATGAATATCTCCGACATATCCAGGATGAATACCTTGCCTACGGCAGGGAATTCATGGACTGGAGCTGCTTCGTGTTTCAGGGTTAG
- a CDS encoding DnaJ domain-containing protein gives MIEEMTKERAYSILGLPMDADFTTTSLAFRNLRDKYHPDTNPRMRREYTEVIAAFEYLQRMFSD, from the coding sequence ATGATCGAAGAAATGACAAAAGAACGGGCATACAGTATCCTCGGGCTCCCTATGGATGCGGATTTTACCACAACATCGCTTGCATTCCGAAATCTTCGCGATAAATACCATCCGGATACCAACCCCAGAATGCGCAGGGAATATACCGAAGTGATTGCCGCGTTTGAGTATCTTCAGCGCATGTTTTCAGACTGA
- the putP gene encoding sodium/proline symporter PutP produces the protein MVDWNLIGIIAAFVIYFGIMIYIGFFYMKKNKTVGDYILGGRGLHRWVTALSAEASDMSGWLLLGLPGLAYVSGLSSAGWTAIGLAIGTYLNWKLVAKRLRIYTHKAKDSLTLPEFFVNRFGDKKAYISALSSVFIIVFFVVYTAAQFVAGGKLFNAIFGVDYTWAMLVCAAIVVLYTFTGGFKAVCLTDSIQGMLMLFALILVPIVAIVTMFGTGGGSAAALNPDMLSLFKDPSTGEFISVFVVVSGLAWSFGYFGQPHILPRFMAIEKPDEIPQARRFAMIWVILTLAAAIFIGLLGQVFFSTPLASPETVFIEMSKETLASFLAGIIYCGILGAIMSTASSQMLVASSAISQDLYKTFINKKASQKSLLWLSRVTVLVVAIFAIFLSLDISSSVFGIVSFAWAGFGATFGSVILVGLFWKRMNWQGALAGILVGGVTAFLWYMFLAAPTGIYEMIPGAAASVLAIFIVTKITAPPTKEVTDTFDAYVKEIGNERT, from the coding sequence GTGGTAGACTGGAATTTAATCGGGATCATTGCCGCATTTGTCATATATTTCGGCATAATGATCTACATAGGCTTCTTCTATATGAAGAAGAACAAGACCGTTGGAGACTATATTCTTGGAGGCAGAGGCCTTCACCGGTGGGTTACGGCACTTTCGGCCGAAGCATCGGATATGAGCGGCTGGCTTCTTTTGGGTCTGCCCGGTCTTGCGTATGTATCGGGCCTCTCGTCGGCCGGATGGACCGCGATCGGTCTTGCGATCGGTACCTATCTGAACTGGAAACTGGTTGCAAAACGTCTGCGGATATACACGCACAAAGCAAAAGACTCGCTCACTCTTCCCGAGTTCTTTGTTAACCGGTTCGGCGACAAAAAAGCCTATATATCGGCACTTTCCTCGGTTTTCATCATCGTCTTCTTTGTTGTTTACACTGCAGCACAGTTTGTTGCAGGCGGAAAACTCTTCAATGCAATCTTCGGTGTTGACTACACATGGGCGATGCTCGTCTGTGCAGCGATCGTCGTCCTGTATACCTTCACCGGAGGATTCAAAGCCGTATGTCTGACGGATTCAATCCAGGGAATGCTGATGCTTTTCGCCCTGATTCTCGTCCCGATCGTCGCGATCGTCACCATGTTCGGGACCGGCGGAGGATCCGCTGCGGCCCTCAACCCGGACATGCTTTCCCTCTTTAAAGATCCGTCCACCGGAGAGTTCATCTCGGTCTTTGTAGTCGTATCGGGTCTTGCATGGTCATTCGGTTACTTTGGTCAGCCGCACATTCTGCCGAGATTCATGGCGATCGAAAAGCCCGACGAGATCCCGCAGGCACGAAGATTTGCCATGATCTGGGTCATTTTGACACTGGCGGCTGCAATCTTCATCGGTCTTTTAGGTCAGGTCTTCTTCAGCACCCCTCTCGCAAGCCCCGAAACGGTCTTTATCGAAATGAGTAAAGAGACGCTCGCGAGCTTCCTTGCAGGTATTATTTACTGCGGTATTCTTGGAGCTATCATGAGCACGGCATCAAGTCAGATGCTTGTTGCATCCTCGGCAATTTCCCAGGATCTCTACAAGACCTTCATCAACAAGAAAGCATCCCAGAAATCGTTACTCTGGTTATCCCGCGTAACGGTTCTCGTCGTCGCAATATTCGCGATCTTCCTCTCGCTTGATATCTCCAGTTCCGTCTTCGGCATCGTTTCTTTTGCCTGGGCAGGATTTGGAGCAACGTTTGGTTCGGTGATCCTCGTCGGACTCTTCTGGAAGAGAATGAACTGGCAGGGAGCTCTTGCCGGAATTCTCGTCGGAGGCGTTACGGCATTCCTCTGGTACATGTTCCTTGCAGCCCCAACAGGAATCTATGAGATGATCCCGGGCGCAGCGGCAAGCGTTCTTGCTATCTTCATTGTTACGAAGATCACGGCACCGCCCACAAAAGAAGTTACCGATACCTTTGATGCATACGTTAAAGAGATCGGTAATGAGAGAACCTGA
- a CDS encoding fibronectin type III domain-containing protein, with amino-acid sequence MRKLPMILLGTALVFLLFSAGVSADLPTISTLSCDGITTGSCTFQGNLQKNGGFDVTDVGFVYGTSASNLAFTVSEGYRGHSYGKYSTTVSGLAAGTTYYYRAYAVNQDGTAYGPVMSFTTTSAGPGPFSISAPYQNQNCVLNDGNCVNAQWSAAPGAAGYRVTLRDMTTNTLCFSNRELGSATSYGIPSENLTAGHAYCLSICAYSDAGETCQEQCFSVQAANGVTPTPVGSANQYGNQYQNARILDLIASGEVLPLQSNDTSGTPMYRYTFTVRTNPDADQVCLYLYNGTNSSLIGVNSTYAVIGSPIQMREFTFTRTMLWEEVQNLSAEACIYHDGQPIRDREGAYKFIAVSSPGQGQTSVSGSTNQFMDRVMNFFRNLFSWNFGRSSGN; translated from the coding sequence ATGCGAAAACTGCCTATGATCCTGTTAGGGACGGCGCTGGTTTTTCTGCTTTTCTCTGCAGGGGTCTCAGCCGATCTGCCCACCATCTCAACACTTTCATGTGATGGGATCACCACCGGTTCATGTACGTTTCAGGGGAACTTACAGAAAAACGGCGGCTTCGATGTAACTGACGTTGGCTTTGTGTATGGGACCTCAGCCTCGAACCTTGCATTTACGGTGTCTGAAGGATACCGCGGTCATTCGTACGGCAAGTACAGTACCACCGTTTCGGGACTTGCCGCCGGAACGACCTATTATTACAGAGCTTACGCGGTAAATCAAGACGGTACTGCCTATGGACCGGTCATGAGTTTCACAACCACATCTGCCGGTCCCGGTCCGTTCAGCATCTCGGCACCATACCAGAATCAGAACTGCGTGCTGAATGACGGAAATTGCGTGAATGCCCAGTGGAGTGCTGCCCCGGGAGCCGCAGGATACCGTGTTACGCTGAGAGATATGACGACGAATACGCTGTGCTTCAGTAACCGGGAGCTTGGATCCGCCACGTCGTATGGCATTCCCTCGGAGAATCTCACCGCAGGTCACGCGTACTGTTTATCGATCTGTGCGTATTCCGATGCGGGAGAGACGTGTCAGGAACAATGCTTCTCTGTTCAGGCCGCAAACGGTGTGACGCCGACTCCTGTTGGATCAGCGAACCAATACGGGAATCAGTATCAAAATGCCAGGATACTGGATTTAATCGCATCCGGAGAGGTCCTGCCTTTGCAGAGTAATGATACGTCAGGCACGCCGATGTACAGATACACGTTTACCGTCAGGACCAATCCCGATGCCGACCAGGTCTGTCTTTATCTCTATAACGGGACCAACAGCAGTCTGATCGGGGTCAACTCCACCTACGCTGTGATCGGTTCACCCATCCAGATGCGTGAATTCACGTTTACCCGGACGATGCTTTGGGAAGAGGTACAGAATTTGAGTGCCGAGGCATGCATCTATCATGATGGTCAGCCGATCAGGGACAGGGAAGGAGCTTACAAGTTCATCGCCGTTTCTTCCCCGGGTCAGGGTCAGACCTCGGTCTCCGGCAGTACGAATCAGTTTATGGACCGGGTCATGAATTTCTTCAGGAATCTGTTTTCCTGGAACTTCGGCAGATCGTCCGGCAACTAA
- a CDS encoding FecCD family ABC transporter permease, with protein sequence MGNDIAGNLSGRIISNAKYRMIFIGLVIMAVGIFFVSLAVGRYNIPIFDTVAILLAQIFPIQPTWTQTMAAVIFNLRLPRTIAAVLIGGGLALSGAAYQSMFKNPLVSPDLLGVSSGACIGASLAILYSLGPVIIQIWAFIGGLVAVSITVAIPRLMHNSSTLMLVLSGVIVGGLMSSIMGIIRYVADADTALAEMVYWAMGSLANVDMIDLYYVAPCMLVAGFILLLFRYRLNVLSLGEDEAKTLGVDVRKVRGVIIVCATLLTASAVCLAGTIGWVGLVIPHLGRMLVGPDNRKLLPVAVVLGAIFMILIDITARSLTSAELPLSIITGLIGAPFYFYLLIRQRMSIT encoded by the coding sequence ATGGGAAATGATATTGCCGGAAATCTGAGCGGCAGAATAATATCCAACGCAAAATACCGGATGATCTTCATCGGTCTGGTCATAATGGCTGTTGGAATATTTTTCGTATCGCTTGCCGTTGGCAGATACAACATCCCCATTTTCGATACTGTTGCAATTCTTCTGGCCCAGATCTTTCCGATCCAGCCGACATGGACCCAGACGATGGCGGCGGTCATTTTCAATCTCCGTCTCCCGCGAACCATCGCAGCGGTCCTCATAGGCGGCGGTCTTGCACTTTCCGGGGCCGCATACCAGAGTATGTTCAAAAATCCTCTGGTATCTCCCGATCTTCTGGGTGTTTCGTCAGGAGCCTGTATCGGAGCATCCTTAGCTATACTTTACAGTCTTGGTCCGGTTATCATTCAGATATGGGCATTTATAGGCGGTCTTGTCGCCGTGTCGATAACGGTTGCCATCCCCCGTCTGATGCATAACAGTTCCACGCTTATGCTTGTTTTATCCGGTGTGATCGTCGGCGGTCTGATGTCCTCGATCATGGGAATCATCAGGTACGTCGCCGATGCGGATACTGCCCTTGCAGAAATGGTTTACTGGGCGATGGGTTCATTGGCGAATGTCGATATGATCGATCTGTATTATGTGGCTCCCTGTATGCTTGTGGCGGGTTTCATCCTTCTTCTCTTCAGATATCGTCTCAATGTTTTGTCTCTTGGCGAGGATGAAGCAAAGACTTTGGGCGTTGACGTCCGCAAAGTTCGCGGCGTTATCATCGTTTGTGCAACGCTTTTAACGGCAAGTGCCGTCTGCCTTGCAGGAACGATCGGGTGGGTAGGTCTTGTGATCCCTCACCTTGGAAGAATGCTTGTTGGACCCGACAACAGGAAGCTTTTGCCGGTTGCCGTGGTTCTTGGAGCGATATTCATGATTCTCATCGATATCACTGCCCGTTCTCTGACCAGCGCCGAACTGCCTCTCAGCATTATCACCGGACTTATCGGAGCACCGTTTTATTTCTATCTGCTTATACGGCAGAGGATGTCCATCACATGA
- a CDS encoding EamA family transporter, whose protein sequence is MDLKKLSNSVVFCSLLVLLASCSYAILSTIVTLAVMNGFGIPVVLVGKFFYGWIILLVLVALVWFIYQRKQPKHKPSTLPLWKRVITLVITGIVMALVTVCYFLSLGYLPISLAVVLLFQYSWIGVVIEAVTRRKLPSRNKVIACLVILVGTILAGGIIGSGLSLAEMNPAGIALGLLAAFFYALFVYLSGRVSPELPPMNRSFFIATAGMLFVLLFVGTVYGGSSVIEGITNVNALAYSIPLGLFGIAIPIFFLAVGAPKVSTGMATILNSAELPVEVLAAAVIILEPVAALRWVGVIIILLGIALPYILERRITSGLEA, encoded by the coding sequence GTGGATCTGAAAAAATTATCAAACTCGGTTGTCTTTTGCTCGCTTCTGGTGCTTCTGGCATCCTGTTCGTATGCAATCCTTTCAACTATCGTAACGCTCGCCGTAATGAACGGTTTTGGAATCCCGGTCGTTCTGGTCGGTAAATTCTTCTACGGCTGGATCATTCTTCTCGTTCTAGTAGCTCTTGTCTGGTTCATCTATCAGAGAAAGCAGCCGAAGCATAAGCCAAGCACTCTTCCGCTCTGGAAACGCGTGATTACTCTCGTCATCACCGGTATCGTGATGGCTCTTGTGACGGTCTGTTACTTCCTCTCGCTTGGATACCTGCCGATTTCCCTTGCCGTTGTTTTACTCTTCCAGTACTCCTGGATCGGTGTGGTCATCGAGGCAGTTACCCGAAGAAAACTTCCGTCGAGAAACAAAGTGATCGCCTGTCTGGTCATCCTCGTTGGTACGATCCTTGCAGGCGGCATCATCGGTTCCGGTCTCTCGCTTGCCGAGATGAATCCGGCCGGTATTGCCCTTGGACTTCTCGCAGCATTCTTCTACGCTCTGTTCGTCTATCTGAGCGGCAGAGTCAGCCCGGAACTTCCGCCGATGAACCGCAGTTTCTTTATTGCTACCGCCGGGATGCTCTTTGTTCTGCTGTTCGTCGGAACGGTCTACGGAGGATCTTCCGTCATCGAAGGAATCACGAATGTGAATGCTCTTGCCTACAGTATTCCGCTTGGTCTGTTTGGTATCGCGATCCCGATCTTCTTCCTTGCAGTCGGTGCTCCCAAAGTCAGTACCGGTATGGCGACCATCCTGAACTCGGCTGAACTTCCGGTCGAGGTCCTTGCAGCCGCAGTGATCATTCTCGAACCGGTCGCCGCACTTCGCTGGGTAGGTGTCATCATCATTCTTCTGGGTATCGCTCTTCCGTACATCCTTGAACGAAGGATCACCAGCGGTCTGGAAGCGTAA
- a CDS encoding PGF-pre-PGF domain-containing protein has protein sequence MLCVGLLVGTVSADTTTSVEISRIAADGTTVLANETVTYEWMKDNLPIAGDGITHYGHQGPVFEEASGYYDDPWDPQEIINTDDAGALRGTSVLDLASLVGGIPENSTVKIIATDGLSRTFSSGYLISPTTKMGPLVLVWEVNGVNVSAAGSSGDASDGMRIYFFADDGVFGNYDMFQTMPESDRYNYSSIYPSTRGLSVRSVDRIMIYTEETAYTPSEPAALIISGPKILTSDVEGTYTFQHPNASHINVNFGDGTTIVYTAVGGNVTAYHAFSADEQTGFVIRGSVLNSEGTVITTESFPVTVHPEKSLPVSPVMNDTSIGITSGGNATEIRQIIIDLSDIETGSIPIILAEDTSQTASGDPTYATLPQNNGILSVLRINLTNAANPDDLNYTAVFQILLNKTAVNSLTGSDPTRVAAYRNTQNDLGWVQVPLKTEYNQTADTVLEYAYDVETPGFSYFTFAAEATSSPIYSIPSTPNPTPTIVPTLTRTPTPTPTISVTALEVNLYASDKSTLLQTKKYTLEEIISLGNIGDGVTHIYLQGPVFAGDEDESKYWDPSESINVLEKDMGAVRGTTIKMLAAPVGGIPEGSSVQIVSTDGWRKTFSSSYIINPPSRMGPMFLAWEKNGIKVSEGYDEGMRLLWWPDTSVNPWGNNIFGVADMKETMYESEWYYYQGKYPTTTGISGQKVNKINIYIGGQITPTRTPTPTPTPTPTQNISKGVINASGIFTTNTTTGITTITFPQNTTGNVTIQIGSIGDVELPKNLGSYYGIYDVHTPENAGRIEICFAVPLTDIPSNKTTEDIIVLHYKNETWYQLHVENLTVNQGMITFSVKTNSTSPFVIAYRTEGLSFPFEEEEEITPTSTTTTIPTEQTGKKTETLSTNTPAETNTPVSSPLDFSFIGMIIGLIITAGIIAVILKK, from the coding sequence TTGCTGTGTGTCGGACTGCTCGTTGGAACGGTCAGCGCGGATACTACGACTTCGGTCGAGATCTCAAGGATCGCTGCCGACGGAACAACCGTTCTCGCAAACGAGACAGTGACATACGAATGGATGAAGGATAATCTTCCGATCGCCGGTGACGGAATAACGCATTACGGTCACCAAGGACCGGTGTTTGAGGAAGCCTCCGGCTACTACGACGATCCCTGGGACCCGCAGGAGATCATCAACACCGACGATGCGGGTGCTCTGCGAGGGACGTCCGTTCTTGATCTTGCCTCTCTTGTGGGCGGAATTCCCGAAAACAGCACCGTTAAAATCATTGCAACCGATGGGCTTTCCCGAACATTCAGTTCCGGTTATCTCATCTCCCCAACAACCAAAATGGGACCGTTAGTCCTTGTCTGGGAAGTGAACGGCGTAAACGTTTCAGCAGCAGGAAGCAGCGGCGATGCATCAGACGGGATGAGGATCTACTTCTTCGCCGATGACGGTGTCTTTGGGAACTATGATATGTTCCAGACCATGCCGGAAAGCGATCGGTACAACTACTCGAGTATCTATCCTTCAACACGCGGCCTGTCGGTACGATCGGTTGACAGAATTATGATATACACCGAGGAAACGGCGTATACTCCATCAGAACCTGCTGCCCTGATCATATCCGGACCAAAGATTCTCACCTCGGACGTGGAGGGGACATACACCTTTCAGCATCCCAATGCATCGCATATCAACGTAAACTTTGGAGACGGAACGACCATCGTGTATACCGCTGTTGGTGGAAACGTAACGGCGTACCATGCATTCAGCGCAGACGAGCAGACGGGATTTGTCATTCGGGGATCTGTTCTCAACAGCGAAGGAACGGTCATAACAACAGAGAGTTTTCCAGTAACAGTACACCCGGAAAAATCCCTTCCCGTAAGCCCTGTCATGAACGATACCTCGATAGGTATTACATCCGGTGGGAATGCAACCGAGATCAGACAGATAATCATTGACCTCTCGGATATTGAAACGGGCAGTATTCCGATAATCCTTGCCGAAGATACATCTCAGACTGCGTCCGGCGATCCAACATACGCCACTCTCCCGCAAAATAATGGAATACTGTCGGTTCTGCGTATCAACCTCACCAATGCCGCCAACCCCGACGATCTTAATTATACGGCGGTCTTCCAGATACTGCTGAATAAAACGGCAGTAAATTCTTTAACAGGCAGCGATCCAACCAGGGTTGCAGCATACAGAAACACGCAAAATGATTTGGGATGGGTACAGGTTCCTCTGAAAACAGAATATAATCAGACTGCAGACACCGTATTGGAATACGCCTATGATGTGGAAACACCGGGATTTTCATACTTCACCTTTGCAGCCGAGGCTACGTCAAGTCCCATTTATTCGATACCTTCAACACCCAATCCCACGCCAACCATCGTTCCTACGCTGACGCGTACCCCCACACCAACTCCCACCATTTCAGTAACGGCGTTAGAAGTAAACCTCTACGCTTCAGACAAATCAACACTTCTTCAAACAAAAAAGTACACTCTTGAAGAGATCATTTCTCTTGGAAATATCGGGGACGGGGTAACCCATATTTATCTCCAGGGTCCTGTATTTGCAGGTGACGAGGATGAATCCAAATACTGGGATCCTTCGGAATCGATCAATGTTCTGGAAAAAGATATGGGAGCCGTCCGTGGAACAACGATTAAAATGCTTGCAGCACCAGTCGGAGGAATCCCCGAAGGAAGTTCAGTACAGATTGTATCGACGGACGGATGGCGCAAGACATTTTCGTCCAGTTACATCATAAACCCGCCGTCCAGAATGGGGCCGATGTTTCTTGCATGGGAAAAGAACGGGATCAAAGTCTCAGAAGGGTATGACGAAGGGATGCGTCTTCTCTGGTGGCCTGACACCTCGGTAAATCCCTGGGGAAATAACATCTTCGGTGTTGCGGACATGAAAGAAACGATGTACGAATCTGAATGGTATTATTATCAGGGAAAATATCCAACAACGACCGGAATCTCCGGACAGAAGGTAAACAAGATCAACATCTACATCGGCGGTCAGATCACGCCGACCCGTACTCCAACACCAACGCCAACCCCGACACCTACCCAGAATATAAGCAAAGGTGTGATTAATGCGAGCGGGATATTCACCACAAACACAACAACGGGTATCACGACCATCACGTTTCCACAGAATACCACCGGAAACGTAACGATTCAAATTGGATCAATCGGCGATGTTGAACTTCCGAAGAATCTTGGCAGCTACTACGGGATATATGATGTACATACCCCGGAAAACGCCGGCAGAATTGAAATCTGTTTCGCGGTACCGCTAACCGACATTCCCTCGAACAAAACAACCGAAGACATTATTGTTCTGCATTATAAAAATGAAACCTGGTATCAGCTGCATGTTGAGAATCTGACGGTAAATCAGGGGATGATTACCTTCTCGGTAAAGACAAACAGTACATCTCCTTTCGTGATCGCCTACCGTACTGAGGGTCTTTCCTTCCCGTTCGAGGAGGAAGAGGAGATAACGCCCACATCAACTACCACAACGATCCCAACAGAGCAAACCGGGAAAAAAACAGAAACACTTTCAACAAATACTCCGGCAGAGACAAACACACCAGTGAGTTCACCCCTTGACTTTTCATTCATAGGAATGATTATCGGACTCATAATCACCGCAGGAATCATTGCAGTGATTCTAAAGAAATAA
- a CDS encoding magnesium transporter CorA family protein: MIEIYSSVNESRLPVKQDSITKGCWIRLISPTDEEVSYVCQELSLDRDDLTILLDEEERPRVEHDTNASLILIDTPYFLTEDDVESYTTIPAGFVLLPDCLISISLRKNPILDQFASGKIKNFSTENRVKFILLFLYRNADLFVQILRRIDKRTSEIEKTLKKSTKNEEIFQMLALSKSLVYIINSLKGNESVLEKLSKLQIPAGVVKEEDRDLLDDVIIENHQALDMAETYSETISSTMGAFASIINNNVNFIMKLFTCFAAIMAIPMVVAGFFGMNVPVPMTEYPFAFVSIVVASLGLSVLLIFVMFKKRIL, from the coding sequence ATGATCGAGATATACTCCTCCGTAAACGAGAGCAGACTCCCGGTCAAACAGGACAGCATCACGAAAGGCTGCTGGATCCGTCTCATCAGTCCAACGGATGAGGAGGTGTCGTATGTTTGTCAGGAACTCTCTCTCGACAGAGACGATCTTACGATCCTTTTGGACGAAGAGGAGCGTCCGCGTGTCGAACATGATACGAACGCCTCCCTCATCCTCATCGATACGCCGTATTTCCTGACCGAGGATGATGTCGAGTCGTACACCACTATTCCTGCCGGTTTCGTTCTTTTGCCCGACTGCCTCATCAGCATCTCGCTTCGGAAAAATCCGATCCTCGATCAGTTCGCATCCGGGAAGATCAAGAATTTTTCAACAGAGAATAGGGTCAAGTTCATTCTGCTGTTTCTCTACAGAAATGCGGATCTTTTTGTGCAAATCCTTCGAAGGATCGACAAGAGGACGAGTGAAATCGAGAAGACCCTCAAAAAATCCACGAAGAATGAAGAGATCTTCCAAATGCTCGCCCTCTCGAAGTCTCTCGTCTATATTATCAATTCACTCAAGGGAAATGAATCCGTTCTGGAAAAACTTTCCAAACTCCAGATTCCGGCAGGGGTCGTAAAGGAAGAGGACCGGGATCTTCTTGACGATGTCATCATCGAAAACCATCAGGCTCTGGATATGGCAGAGACCTATTCCGAGACGATCTCAAGCACGATGGGAGCATTTGCCTCGATCATCAATAACAATGTGAACTTTATCATGAAACTCTTCACCTGTTTTGCGGCCATTATGGCCATCCCGATGGTCGTTGCAGGCTTTTTCGGCATGAACGTTCCGGTACCGATGACCGAGTATCCGTTTGCCTTCGTCTCCATTGTAGTTGCCTCCCTCGGTTTATCGGTGCTCCTGATCTTTGTGATGTTCAAAAAAAGGATCCTCTAA